The Diachasmimorpha longicaudata isolate KC_UGA_2023 chromosome 2, iyDiaLong2, whole genome shotgun sequence genome segment GAACAGGAAATCGGTACCTTATTTTAACCGATTGAAGTGAAAAATCAAGCGATAAATACCAGGCAAATGTCCCAACTGGACGCTGAGCAATCAACAATACGGTGGAAACAATCTTAATGATTTACCAAGCACTGTGGATAGCAAGAGACGATTGAAAATGACAAGAGTTAAAAACTTTACCCAAGAGCCTTCGGAATACCTCGACGGAAAAGGAGGAAAGGTAGGGGCGCTCGATAGACGACAACTCGACAACTTCCGGTGATGCGCACGCTGAATCTCGTGGTCCAATGTCGCGCATAAGAGTTAGGGTGAGGTTAGTATCCCCTGCTTTTCATAGATATTCGAGACCAGATAATCAGATAAGTCCAAAAAATTGTGCATCCAATTTGTAATAAACAAGTAACCGGAAAATTTCAAAGTGCAGGCATAGAAAATCACCAGAGTAGAAGTGGGAAAATCCACTTGTTCTTGACCTTCAGAATGGCTTTgacaaaaaatcttgaaattatCTGTGTATCTGTGTTCACATGTGACGAGATATCAGCTTACTTGGCGTAGAAACATCGATTGTACGTTCAAAAAGCCCAAATTACTCTGTCAATGTTTGTAGAGTTTGTTTATTGATTATCACCAGATGATTTGCATTATTTACGTCTACAATAACGAGTAACAGagaatataatttcatttaaaattctcctgtctgaaattgaaagaaaaaaatcaattcaaaaatttacaaaaaggaATTCACAGATAAATTTCGgattaaatagaaaaatgcaTCATTACAAGTGAAGCTCTGGCATTGGCAATCATTCAGGATCAGGTGTTGGTACATCTTTAGCTTCGGAGTAGACAGGTTTCTCCGGTTCGCCTTTTTTGCTGTTGGCGTCCGGCACCCATAGCCCACTGTCAATACATCGTTTCATGTGATATCTTGCCTCGTCCTCGGGCATTTCTGAAATAGTTTTCTGTAGTAGTGGAATATCTTGGCTCTCGAAGCACTTTTGCAGTGCCTCTGGGAGGCTCTCAAAGACTTCAACAGGGTCAAGGCCACCTGGTCCCAGTCTCGCCTTCCTTTCCTCTTCCTCAACCTCTAAAATGAGTTGGGCAGCTTTCTCAGCAGCTCGCTTGCGAATTCTATCTTTGAAAGCTGTTAATTCATCATCAAACGATTTTTTGTATTCGACTTCGGCTATTTGAATACGACTGAAAAATGATCCGACGCAGGCACGTGGATCTACGTCCAGTTGTGCTGATAATGCGAGGATGTATTGCATACAGATACACTGGTGTGCCACATGCTCCATCAAATCATGTTTCTCCTCCATCTCCAAGTTGATGCACCAGATGACTAAGTAATTAGCGGTGTTCTCGCAGACTAACTGAGGATTCTCCTGCAGATAGGCTTTACTGTCGTCGTGCTT includes the following:
- the LOC135173034 gene encoding hsp90 co-chaperone Cdc37, which encodes MVDYSKWKDIEISDDEDDTHPNIDTPSLFRWRHQARMERMEERNREKQELEKKKNETLQKLKETKQKIEKLEKEEVKSEDLESMKKALQALELEEMKVKEKEQELVKKDKLTPWNVDTIAQPGFAKTVINTQPRRKDDDADLPDDVREQRMKDFVKENEQKLKKFGMLRKHDDSKAYLQENPQLVCENTANYLVIWCINLEMEEKHDLMEHVAHQCICMQYILALSAQLDVDPRACVGSFFSRIQIAEVEYKKSFDDELTAFKDRIRKRAAEKAAQLILEVEEEERKARLGPGGLDPVEVFESLPEALQKCFESQDIPLLQKTISEMPEDEARYHMKRCIDSGLWVPDANSKKGEPEKPVYSEAKDVPTPDPE